From the genome of Treponema primitia ZAS-1:
TGCACCGGAAAAATATCCCCTTTTGAGCCTGCTCCTTACCGGGGATATGGCGCCGGTCTGGACCCGAGCGGATTATCTGCCGGGAACCGCCTCGCTGATAATCAATTTTGCCGCCGCCGTAGAGAAAACCGGGCCCTTTAAAAGAACGATCCTGGACAAAAACATTTATATCAATATCAACAGGGCCTGGAATATGACGCCCTCCGAGTATATACTAGGCTTATGACTTCCCTCAAATTGGACGCCTATTTTAGAAGTCTCCTTGATCTTGAGGGATTTGCCGGTATGGACCCTTCGCTGAACGGCATCCAGGTGGACAATGACGGGGCGGAGATTTCAAAAATAGCCTTTGCGGTGGATGCCTGCCTGGAAACTTTTAAGCGAGCCGCCGATGCCGGAGCGGGGATGCTCTTTGTCCACCATGGTCTTTTCTGGGGCCAGCCCCTGCGTGTTGCCGGCGCCCATCGAGAGCGCCTTCGTTTTCTCCTGGAACACAATCTGGCGCTCTACGGAGTTCACCTGCCCCTGGATCAGCACCCATCCCTGGGAAACAATGTCGGCCTGGCGGAACTGCTGGGGATTGAGTCGCTGGAACCCTTTGGGGAGTATCATGGCCGGAAAATCGGGTATAAGGGAACGCTTGCGAAACCCTTGACTATTGAGGCTGCGGTTAAGCGCATCAGCTTTAAAGATAGGCCGCCCCTGGGGGTGTATCCTTTCGGAAAACAAGAAAACCTGAGCTGTGCGGTGATCTCCGGGGGAGCAGCCGAGGAAGCCCTCCAGGCATTGGATGAGGGGATCGATCTGTATGTTACCGGGGAGGCTTCCCATCAAATCTATCACCAGGCCCTGGAAGGGCATCTTAACATGATCGCCGGCGGGCACTATTCCACCGAGGTATGGGGGGTCCGACGGGTCATGGAAAACTGCGCCGCCCAGCTAAATTTGGAACTTGAGTTTATCGATGTGCCCACCGGCTTATAAAAAATGGGGGAAAAAGGATAAAAATGACCGCTAAAAATAAACATAAATTGATGCCCGTCCTGCTGACCGGTTTTATCATCTTGGCGGATCAGCTGGTCAAGGGCTTTATCGTAAAAAACTGGCCTTTGCGAAATGCGAACGGGGGAGAATTCATCAAGGATGTATTCAACAATGATCTGATCTGGATTATCCATGTGCGGAACAAGGCCATAGCCTTTAGTTTGGGGAATAACCTTCCGGATGTTCTGCGGCCGGCCCTGTTCATCATCCTGCCCTTGCTGGTATTAGCGTTTCTGGGCTGGTATTATTTTAAAACCAATGAGCTGAGCAATGTTCAGCGCTGGGCCTTTGCGGGGATTATCGGCGGCGGTATCGGTAATATTATTGATCGTATCTTCCGTCCCGACGGTGTGGTGGATTTTATCAGCGTCAAGTTCTACGGTTTCCTGGGGCTCGACCGGTGGCCTACGTTCAATATCGCCGATTCCAGCGTGGTGATCTGTGGTATCCTTCTGTTCCTGACAATTATCATATTCCCCCCGCGTCCGGAGGCGGCAGTTCAATGAGCAACAAAAAAGCAAATACCCTGTTATTTATCCTGGCAGCTACGGTGGCCAATATTCTGATAACCATAATCAGTTTCTTTGTGTTCTATCTTCTCTATGCCTTGCTTATAAAGTCCTGGCTGCCGGAAAATTCCGTTATCCTGTGTCTGGCATTAATTTTTCTGATTGCCCTGGTAGTCTCTTTTATTACGTATCAGAAATTACTAAAACTGTTCATGAAAAAAGTGGATGTGCAGAAGTACTTCGATCCTATTTTTAAAGGTCCGACTTCGCGCGGTTAAGATCCCGCTGGTACAATTCCTGGTAGGTAAAGCTGCGGCCTTTGAGTTTTTCCTTAACTTCCTGGGTAAAGGGCATGTAGCGCCAGAAGATACCCCGGACTTCCTTATCCAGCTTCTGGGTACCCTCGCTTTCCTTGGTCATCCAGAGTACATAATCGTTGATAAAAAACTCTTTTAAATCGCCCTTAAATTTCTTTGCCGCAAACCACTGGTAATAGTTACCGGTAAGTCCCTCTTCCATCCAGTAGAAGGATGCTTTTTCCTTGGCATTCTGCCAGCGAAGATCCCCCACTGCGGTGAGCAAGGCCAGGGGCAGGCTCTTGGAGTACATGGGAACCGCAATCCGGCCTCGGCTGGTTGCCCGGTTATGACGATCAAAGGGTTCCCAGCAGACCCCGGAATCCCCGTAACCGGGGATAAGAATTACGTAGGGAACAATGCGGTTCAGCTTGTTCTTATAGGACCGGCAAAAAGCCTGGGGATCTATGCTTTCTACCCATTTAAGCTGGATAAGGATATTCTCCCTGGAAGCCACATCCTGGGGCATGCAGTGGAAGTACTCCTTGGTCAGTATGGGAAACTGATTCCCCTGGCGGCCTATGGTCATTTTGGCCATCTGCCGTATGGTACCGAATTCTGTATCCACCGCTTGGGAATCTACCGCGCTGGCCCCCTCGGCTTCAACCTTATCATTCAGGGTCGCAACATCCTCCACGGCCTGGGTATATTCCTGTAAAAATGTGTTCAGTTCCCGGTCCGCCTTGTACATCTGTTTTAAGATTTCCTGGACTTCGCTAAAAACCCTTTTCTGGGCTTCACTAAAAAGGGAATGGATCTCCGGAAGCTCATCCATGGGATAATGCTCGACTATTTGGGCTACCTTTTCCTGGAGGTTCCGTTCCAGGTTCATCCGTTCTTCATCCTTGGCCTTAAGGAGACCCTTAGCGCCGTCCCGCTTCCCCATAGCCTTATCCAGGAGCTGCTTCATTTTAACGGAAGCGTTACCCCGGGAAACATTTACCTCATCGGTGGAGGAAGGCCGGACCGTCCCGTTTCCCACCGCCCGGAGCCATTCATCCAGGTAATATACCGGCTCGGAATACTCATTAGCCACCACAAACCGGGAAAAAAGATCCTTTTCCTCAGGACCAAGAAAAGCCGGGTGCAGTATCCCAAAACGGAGCAGGAATTTCTTTGGATCCTGCAGCTTCCCCGCGGCTTTTTTAGCCACCCCCAACAAAAAATCCCAATAAACGGTGATGATCTGCTGCCGGAAGACCCCCCGATCCTTAGGATCCTTGGCGTTAAGGAACTTTTGGAGGATACCGTGAAGCCGCTGGGCAATATCGCCCTCATTAGAAAGGGCGATTTTATAGTAATTAGGATCACTGAAAGCAGGATTAGGGGTATCTTCTAACTTTTTTGTTACATCGGGAAACGTACCGCCAAGTTCAACCTCGTTCTCCTCACCACCTTCCCCGGCATCGGCATCCTCCGATTCATCAAGAGGAGACATGGCTCCAGGGCTGCCGCCAAAAAGGCTGGAATAATCGGGAGACGGGGTATTAGCTGTGGGGGAAGAAACCGCGGTACCTAACAAAGCGGCAAGTTCCGGGTCCATTTCCCCTTGAAACATATTATTTTCACTCATAATACACGCTTCGATACAAAAAAAGACTCCATATTAGGTTATAGAGATTTTTTGAGGGGCTGTCAATGCGGGGTTTAGAAGGAAAACACAAGAAATGGAGCCCTATTTAGGCTTCCGCAAATAGCTAAAATTATGTACATATTTTTAGCTTTCGGAGGTGAGGGGAATTGAACCTCCGTGTCTTTTGGCAAAGACCCCATTGCGGCCCTACGCCCTGCTTGGGCCGTAACGGGGCAGGTCAGGGGTTCAATTCCATTTAAACTTGAGTTTTGTCGATCAGGATTTACGGTTTTAAAAAGGCTTCTGGAGGTGAGGGGAATTGAACCTTCGTGTCTTGCGGCAAAGACCCCATTGCGGCCCTACGCCCTGCTTGGGCCGTAACGGGGCAGGTCAGGGGTTCAATTCCATTTAAACTTGAGTTTCTCGATTAAGATTTACGGTTTTAAAAAGCTTCTGGAGGTGAGGGGAATTGAACCCCTGACCTCTTGAATGCCATTCAAACGCTCTAGCCAACTGAGCTACACCCCCAGAAGTCTCTTAAAACCAAGCGCATTCAAGTAATTTCTCTATATATTTGAGAATATACCCGGCCGGGCGGATTGTGTCAAGCGGAGATCGGGAGGTATGGCGCTATTCTGTTTGTAAATACCGTGATAGGTCCCGGGCTCCGAATTTTATAAGCGCGCTTTAGTTAAATCCCGTCAATCTCTTCCTGTGTGAGGTCAGTATATGCCATGATTTTTTTTCCAGGCTCTTTATCAGCCTTCATTTTCCGGGCTATTTCAATGGCCTTTTGTTTTTCTCCCTCCCGCTTCGCCTTGTTAATAGCACTGGTCAGGTCCGACATCGCCATTGCCCGCATCTGGTAGGCCCGTAACGCTTCCTTGTCTTTTGACACAAAGTCCATCTTAGTTTCCGCTTTCTGTATCGCCGCATCCATTTGTACTATCTCCTCTACTACTTCAGCCGGGCTGTCCTGGTTAAAATAGGTCATCCACCGCTGTAAGGTATCGTTCTTAATGTCCTTTTCCCGGAGCCGCTTGAATTTCACCATGTCTATGAAGTGGATTTCCAGCGCCTCGGTTAAAATATAGTCCCGTTCGGTGTCTTCCCGCAAGTGGAAACTTGCATGAAAATCCCGGGTTTCCAGGTGTTCAAAATTGACGATGTTTATGGCTATGACGTTTGGCAACTTTTCATAATCATCCCCGACCTCTATGTTCCGGGTGTAGCCCAAGCTCCAGTAAAAGAGGCTCCGCTTGTCCATATTGTCCAGGTTCTTGAGCTGTACCTCGATATTCACCCGTGTCCCGTCCCCAGTCTTTGCCCGGACGTCCAAAACACTGGTTTTGTCCCCGATTATCTCCGCCGTTATGGTGCGGTTTTCGATAATCTCCACCGAAACCAGGGGATCCTTCCGGGTCCGCGTTAATACGGCGTTGAGAAAGCCTAAAAGTTGGTCCTCATCCCCCGGTTCGCCCATCATTTTGAGAAAAAGGTAGTCGTTTAACGGGTTAAGACGTTTAACAGGCTTTTCCGTATCAGGTTTATCATCCGTAATTTTTTGCGCCATGGTTTTGCCTCCAACGTGAAAGAAATATGCGATCATACGGCCGCATACACGTAGTAGGGGGCTGTCCTGCATAGTGCTTTACTGGATTGAGAAAAAAGAGG
Proteins encoded in this window:
- a CDS encoding Nif3-like dinuclear metal center hexameric protein, which translates into the protein MTSLKLDAYFRSLLDLEGFAGMDPSLNGIQVDNDGAEISKIAFAVDACLETFKRAADAGAGMLFVHHGLFWGQPLRVAGAHRERLRFLLEHNLALYGVHLPLDQHPSLGNNVGLAELLGIESLEPFGEYHGRKIGYKGTLAKPLTIEAAVKRISFKDRPPLGVYPFGKQENLSCAVISGGAAEEALQALDEGIDLYVTGEASHQIYHQALEGHLNMIAGGHYSTEVWGVRRVMENCAAQLNLELEFIDVPTGL
- the lspA gene encoding signal peptidase II — protein: MTAKNKHKLMPVLLTGFIILADQLVKGFIVKNWPLRNANGGEFIKDVFNNDLIWIIHVRNKAIAFSLGNNLPDVLRPALFIILPLLVLAFLGWYYFKTNELSNVQRWAFAGIIGGGIGNIIDRIFRPDGVVDFISVKFYGFLGLDRWPTFNIADSSVVICGILLFLTIIIFPPRPEAAVQ
- a CDS encoding Rpn family recombination-promoting nuclease/putative transposase translates to MAQKITDDKPDTEKPVKRLNPLNDYLFLKMMGEPGDEDQLLGFLNAVLTRTRKDPLVSVEIIENRTITAEIIGDKTSVLDVRAKTGDGTRVNIEVQLKNLDNMDKRSLFYWSLGYTRNIEVGDDYEKLPNVIAINIVNFEHLETRDFHASFHLREDTERDYILTEALEIHFIDMVKFKRLREKDIKNDTLQRWMTYFNQDSPAEVVEEIVQMDAAIQKAETKMDFVSKDKEALRAYQMRAMAMSDLTSAINKAKREGEKQKAIEIARKMKADKEPGKKIMAYTDLTQEEIDGI